The following proteins are encoded in a genomic region of Zea mays cultivar B73 chromosome 9, Zm-B73-REFERENCE-NAM-5.0, whole genome shotgun sequence:
- the LOC100502465 gene encoding uncharacterized protein LOC100502465: protein MHRRLAALARTRRFGFGRGRDDDQVAPEPDPRTRAGASVPVRGKAFASHQALGVGGHKSSSSGGERWAAPVRRLPEGARHGSGARRPHALPLAHYWYGMSAPISVSVSTSVVRNRVVRRHRLGSDFDLNLTPLPENDAGMMKRWAEERGEVQSPSPIKNRRVSDY, encoded by the coding sequence ATGCACCGGCGCCTCGCCGCGCTCGCCCGGACGCGCAGATTTGGGTTCGGTCGCGGCCGGGACGACGACCAAGTGGCGCCCGAGCCCGACCCACGCACCCGCGCAGGAGCTTCGGTTCCGGTGCGCGGGAAGGCCTTCGCCTCCCACCAGGCGCTCGGCGTCGGCGGCCACAAGTCCAGCTCCAGCGGCGGCGAGCGGTGGGCCGCACCGGTGCGCCGTCTGCCGGAGGGGGCTCGCCACGGGTCAGGCGCTCGGCGGCCACACGCGCTGCCACTAGCCCACTACTGGTATGGCATGTCGGCGCCCATCTCCGTCTCCGTCTCCACGTCTGTCGTCCGGAACAGGGTCGTCCGGCGTCACCGTCTGGGATCGGACTTTGACCTCAACCTGACGCCACTGCCGGAGAATGACGCCGGGATGATGAAGAGGTGGGCCGAGGAGAGAGGCGAGGTGCAGAGTCCATCGCCGATCAAGAATCGCAGGGTATCGGATTATTGA